agccaaggacctatcggaaaagacctaccgatcgcatacgcctcaagattattgaaccccgccgaacaaaattattccacgatagaaaaggaatgcctagcgatcgtttactgcgcaatgcacttccgaccgtatttgtacgggagaaaattcaccattataaccgatcataaacctctggtgtggatgcattttatcaaagatcctacttcaagaatttggaagtggaaactaaaattggcggatttcgaattcgacattatacacaaagaaggtaaggcaaacgcgaatgcagacgccttatctagaaacccccctgaggtttgtttgccaatcaggaaaagagaggaagattcaccgagtcgatatcccgcacccaagagatttgaactagacacactaaccgaagactcccccacgtttgaagttaaaccacgcgaactatcgcaacacaatagaccaggaaaacaagaaaaaatttccattcgaaaacacgtcaccatagaagaaacacccacaaaacattttgaccacgcattagccgaaatcgacgtaaacacagacgaggaaacaatcactcaagagataaccgacatcgataaaacgaatgaagaagaaccccctataacaatttccgaaccaattcagcaacaaggaaaggacgcaatgcctgcggtactttcagagctaagaatcttggaaacgcgagactcgattacgagagtaaacgaccatagaataatattcgtcgatatacatggcactccgatagataaaggggccttagaaatgaaggaagcaggaaaactgccgtattatagagatttaatgttgggaagagtaatattgaatcaagattccggaaaatacatcgtgtccctacccgtaaaggaagatcgaaactctccaataacgccagaaaatatatcgaactcattgaaatctttactggatgtggtaaaagacaaccaattaacgtcctttagcatcagcaaaacaaacctggaagaaataccttggcgatatacaatcaggaaactgaaagaagtattcatgggagaaaccatagctattaccatctgtaccggggaaataattatcccaccggtggaagcgcgaagcaacataatacgagaaaagcacgaatcacctgtagcaggacataagggagtaacaaaaacttaccaaagagtacgacaatactactattggaaaaccatgaagaaagaaatccaggaatacgtgagaacatgcaaagaatgccaattgaaaaagttaaccagaataaaaacaaggcaacccatggtgctcacagacacaccaggtaaagcgttcgataaaattagtatggatatcgtcggtccattaccacagacacaaaagggaaataaatacatattaaccatccaagacttactgacaaaatattcaatcgggatcccgatggcaggaatctcttcggccgagatagctgacgttttcgtaaaacaattcatttgccgattcggttcaccgagggctatccttactgatcggggagcaaattttacatcctcgctgatgaaaaaagtagcaaaaagatttcgcataaaaaggtataccacgtcagcataccatccacaaagcaacggctccatcgaaagatctcaccacgtattaactgaatacctcaacctgtacatcgaaaattccagaaactgggacgaatgggtggaattagccatgttctcctacaatacctccgtacacgaaggaacaaaattctccccacacgaactagtctttgggcacttagccagagaacctactggcgagatgataaccgaggagaatatggaaccaacatatgcagagtatctcagagacctgttcgataaaatcgtcaccgtttatcaaatggcaagagaaaatctgataaaatccagattaaagtcaaaagaatactatggCAGACaaatcaacccgcaaaatttcaaaataggagatctagtatatctattaaaggaacccagaagaggaaaattttccgaccaatattcgggaccgcataaagtgttggaaattttagaaaaccaaaacgtcatgattgaagtgaaaagaATTCCacgaacagtgcacttaaataagttaaaattagcgcataaccgaaataaacaataaacgaaacgttttcagaaggtaacacagtacagtagtatgtagtgtagtgctgctcgtcgaataatgcggacaatggaaacctaaaaagaaaaggaaattactatgtactttctaaacattactcaaatataaaatgtattaattcaataaagtgattaaaacggcgaaagtgaaaagtaccttgtgaacaattaactattgtaaaaggaagtgtatatgcaaagacaggccataagcccatattcgtaaaacataacgtatgacagccatctgaaacaaatggaagaattaacctcaattaccttaatacaaaatataacagtactaaacgattataacaatatcgtggttaaaccaaagtaagtgcgacactgcttgtcgaatagtgcagatagtggaaacctaaaaacaaaagaaagattactatttgcgttctataaaacatgttaattcaataacataattaaaggcagtgaaagtaaaaagtacctagtccacaattaatcattgtagaaggaagtgtacatgcaggaattccgcagagataaattatggatccactccgtagaacatagaatacgactgccagctgaaacgaatgcaagaactggcctcaattgccttgacatatatgaaaagaaataatactattaaaacttacaacaagattgccaattacgtcgggtaggtgtcttgcgtgagcgacgtagcgtgtagacttggagaataaagacgaagtaactatgaacagtaataatatagtgtacaagttctaatctataatacatgaattagtctcgacttacattacatgattattattatacctcacatatagaaacagatttgtaatacataatagcggtcgctcacacaatgcactacgtgcatattgaattaattaactaaatgatatgtttatactcacaaatataggatgaataaaggtatctgtagtaagtattttgaatataatgaaaaccggatgatgccttacacacggtaacgcagcatcgaaggaataggatttgagaaactacaaacggtaataattcaataaacaagttttaaccaataatacatagattagctcaaaaaattatactatacaaatatgaaataataataaatcactaataataaatcacataattactaagtaacgacagattaatagggaagatatagaaatagctaataaaatagaaataggctagaaattaatcaagatagattagccgagcattaataatcatacatgattaaaattaggaattatcatattgtgttaagctattacagcattactatattaaattacgtataaagaaataaggttatactacacagtggtgactggtgacactatgcacgcattagattaaaccaattaaacaaaagctacataaatataaactaccttataattaaacagtgaaacgattctattagtaattaatattttcgacaacgatataatccacacgctattacattaaaataacacacagtatatatacacatattacaacaaatacaaaacaatgttaaattaaacatacacattacgacgaacacaaaactagacgttgacacttcactagaacggagttgaaactaagtaacaaaacaattattacaatatcaaacaaatttacaaaacaccacactcttatttaagacgtacacaaacatccattttggaaatccgtcgcgagcgtgaagcagttctcacgcatgcgcaatgaactacatgcaataattatacatactaaaataaatacagaataatattattcccacttcaattatacgtcaactgctaaaataaagtcacaaataattaacaaataaataacaaaaccgcatgaataaaattcaccatatactagagacattcatgaacggccatcttagattgtcacgaatagggaatagtccttacgcacgcgcaatgaaacacatatacataaataatattaattttatttgaattacacgtcacctactaaaataaagttaaaaataattaacagatagataattaattcgatattggcaaaagtcaccacatattagggacatccaccaccaatcaacgcatgtatgtagtaactttaatactttacaaataaattatatttctaataaaaaaataataaaaagacgggtacgataatctagacttaggctatcgcgacccatacgaagaccctccaacacgtttttatgcacacaaattcaaagagcgcgttgtagattgtgtgaaatacaaataacaaaactccaacccgcgatattttgtctgcaatgcataaatgtcaatcttaacacgacacaataaccccaaagaaatcttttgaagtaaggaattgtagttcgcgctgttgcccgttaggatggaccaacaaccaatcgcaactacatctgctacgatcagtcaaattttcttcggaaatttgaacaccaagggcgggggtgtcacgtcccgcgttccgcacgtgacgccacgaaccaataacttatgaataattaaacacgaccaataataataaattaactaataactaaccaatcaaaataaaaagaattatacgacagacaatcaaaatgaaataaatgaatcaataagaagaaacactacaaccaatcagcaatgacatataaaatacaaataaaatgaaataattaaatgaaccaataaataaaacaagccgcgattcaaatgtatgagatttctctgcgaaaacacatgtatatacacacacgtgtatgcatatctgtgtgtgtgacctacttcgtgaatctgaataattggtaatctaataaaatataaaagaaataaaatatacttcactacaccagcattctaataaaagtgaaaattgtatacaagattactctgcgacacacacatatatagatatacacatgcgtacgcgtatctttgggaaaaattcataatatatatatatatatgtatacgttattaaaccattaaaacgcaaagaaataaatatatagatttacatttctacgaacctagagaattatatacgaaatccacattatggaatattcaaccaattaacgatccgagaaacaatgagaataacaatacgcgcacatatacatatgcatatatatattttacataatggaaaattacattgtgaaatgtatatatatatatatacccatgttattatatcgaacaattactcatctaatatacaaaaccaccttgtaaaaattacattactgaacattcaactaaaccaactgaagatttagtataataatatataataatataataatatatatatatatatatacatagatatgtgaaatagcgttgtatataaccggaaacaatacaaatgtcacacgacttcttcaacaacttcgactcttcgttcctgccgacaacacctcacacgatgactgcgtcttctagggccacttacggattctttacaattcttcttcttcttgcactgaaatatcatatgcagtgaataaaacacgaaagaagcaggatgaactaaataaaagaaatcataacaagatacacaccgagacaatccgcatgggaacctctgacaaagtatctatcattaaatgcataataatcaagatgcacaaacctcatctggaagtcgacaccactcacagcgtgccaatgcaagggaggaaaacgaatgaaattgtatttcgtgaagacgtttcaccactttccatagatcagaaactggagttacacaactaataacctaataacaagaaagtaatataaaatatacacgatttaatatatagcaaatatggacatataaatctacaaggagcaaaatatatctcatattgtcaaataaaaccaaattgtcaaaagatcatcaggacacgacgccaacgaaggtgccactgtgcctatttggatggaaaaccgccacttcagcatcatccctcgcacatattcacacacgcacgtcgatcacgtcacctcgtaccattcacatatcttcttcctcttgcgctaaaacaaattcacaagtttaaggaaacaaacaacatgcgaaacgagacagaatactaaaaacacactcacacagttcgcacaggtgcggacgcttttgtgtccatgactcaacataacctgtaatcatcaaactccacgttctctcttggaaactctaaaaacctgcagcattgcgattcccaccggaacgaactgtcacgtgactgtcatcccattggggatgtcattataaaaagcgtagcgacacaattcaaatcggagtaatcgttaccagttagaataaaagggagtaatcgttaccagttagaataaaagggagtaatcgttaccagttagaataaaagggagtaatcgttacgagttagaataaaagggagtaatcgttaccagttagaataaaacggagtaatcgttaccagttagaataaaagagagtaattgttagcgggtcagttgaataaaggaatagaagagagtaattgttagcgttcgggagaatttagcgaaaaataaagaagaatcagattaattgttagcgttagcgttagcgattaattgttagtggttcagttagaacaatcagagtgattgtgaaaagagtgtaactgccattagttggttcagttagaatatagtcagagaaattgttagcgttcgggagaatttaacgaaattaaagaagagtaattcagttagaataaagaaataggatagagcaattgtgattagttggttcaggagaatttagcgaaaataaggagagtaattgttagtcgttcaattgaatttgagtgagtctgatatcagttcgttcagttgatttaattagaatttaagttaggattagagaataattgttcgttccagttcgagtttaagaattacgagatataaatgttattagtcagttcgaattataaaataattgttattagtcagttagaattaaaacaatagttggctcaagtttttgtgttagaatttcgaattgttaaacacgtccggacacactgttgtttacactgttcaaattaaataaagattaaaacgaaaaattatagaagtgtcgatctttgtaaaaccggaatcaccccagcggcctgaccgttcatcagcggagaccaacgtcaggtgagtcaactttaattattattaataattaataattaaaataataaataatatcaatgattagtataattcgtcattaattccgcctgtaataattatttataatataattgtttattccaaacaatcctctcccgtgctagtattcctgcgcatagcaggttagccgaaacgtggagattgttgaccagtggcctaaactccgatcaacgctacataatctaacaagaaatatctaattgaaacagtccttagactgtttctggtggcagcgactactacattgtttaaaatttcaaaatttggatagcgaaacgtaacaatacgtcatatagtgatgcagataacgttataggtaataacgtaatagtataaatcgttatacgttacaacgtaatacttcataacgttatacgttatatagtgatgcaatataacgttgtgcgttataacgtaatagtatataacgttatacgacacatagtgatgcaatatttcgttatacgttctaacgtaatactccataacgttatacgtcatatagtaatgcaataaaacgttatacgttaaaacgtaatactccataacgttatacgtcatataatgatgcaatataacgttattagttataacgtaatagtataaacgctatacatcatatagtgatgcaatataacgttataagtgatatattgatgcaatataacgttaaatgtgacatagtgatgcaatataacgttatgcgttataacgtaatagtataaatcgttatacgatataaggtaatactctataacactatacgttataacgtaatagttcataacgttatacgtcatatagggatgctatataacgttataagtggtatagtgatgcaatataacgttataccttataacgtaatagtatataacgttatacgtcatatagtgatgcagtacaaggttataggatataacgtaatagtatatgacattatacgtcatatagtggtgcaatataacgttataagtgccatagtgatgcactataacgttatgcgttataacgtaatagtatataacgttatacgacacatagtgatgcaatatatcgttatacgttgtaacgtaatactccataacgttatacgtcatatagtaatgcaatataacgttatacgttaaaacgtaatactccataacgttaaacgtcacat
The sequence above is drawn from the Bombus affinis isolate iyBomAffi1 unplaced genomic scaffold, iyBomAffi1.2 ctg00000152.1, whole genome shotgun sequence genome and encodes:
- the LOC126927573 gene encoding uncharacterized protein LOC126927573 isoform X4 — translated: MRENCFTLATDFQNGCLFTSSLFSKSTRYVAHARHLPDVIGNLVLAVVFYVLRSGSIIYLCGIPACTLPSTMINCGLDGCHTLCFTNMGLWPVFAYTLPFTIVNCSQGFHCPHYSTSSTTLHTTVLCYLLKTFRLLFISVMR
- the LOC126927573 gene encoding uncharacterized protein LOC126927573 isoform X7, giving the protein MSLVYVTSSLFSKSTRYVAHARHLPDVIGNLVLAVVFYVLRSGSIIYLCGIPACTLPSTMINCGLDGCHTLCFTNMGLWPVFAYTLPFTIVNCSQGFHCPHYSTSSTTLHTTVLCYLLKTFRLLFISVMR
- the LOC126927573 gene encoding uncharacterized protein LOC126927573 isoform X8, whose translation is MFTSSLFSKSTRYVAHARHLPDVIGNLVLAVVFYVLRSGSIIYLCGIPACTLPSTMINCGLDGCHTLCFTNMGLWPVFAYTLPFTIVNCSQGFHCPHYSTSSTTLHTTVLCYLLKTFRLLFISVMR